The window TGTTTTTTTCTTTTTTACCACAGTACTGGAACACTAGTTTTTCTTTCTCCCAAAAAGCAGACAACTGATCCGCCATTTTTTTTTTTTAGAATAAAGGGTTGGTGCGGCTGCCCTTAAGTTTTCATTAATGAAACCGTCGAATACAAAGAGGGGGGGACATGAAGCCTAAACCCTTGATTACAAAGACCCGAAATAATATCGAGAATCTCTACAACGTACATGTATTCTAACAAGCACCAACTAGCAAAGAGTACTACTCTAATGGCGACTCCATTTGTTTTGTCACAAGGTGACATAATGGAAAGATCAATAGATTCGTAACACGATTACATATCCTAATGTCTAAGAATGAAACTTTCCTACTATGTTGCCGCCGAAGATTGAATCCGACGACACTTAGTTTCATCCTACCACTAGGAGGTTGTAACCATTTGACTAAGCAAAGGACACGCCACCTACCTAGAGCAGATAAGGCACACAAGGTGCATAGACTGGCACAAGGCCCTTTGCACCCTACCTCAAAGTGAAGGGGTATTATTTGCGGCCTAAAACCGCTTAGTTCTAAAACTGAAATGCAACAAAGCATAATTAAATTAAAAAATAAAGCATAAAGAAAATAAAATTTTGGACTAGGCCTAAAACCAGGCCCAGTTACCATCCAGCCTGAGCCAAAACGCAGAGAAGCAGGACGGCGTCCACCATACCGACGACACCCACACCTTCTGACCATCGACGACATCACCACCTCTCCCAGCACGTCGCCCAAAGAATTCAATCAAACGTAGTGCCCTATCACGACGATTAGAGTAGTTGTTGCTCTCGACCACGATCAAAAATAGACGAAACCAAATCGGATCTAAATGACCCGATATGAAAACTGATCCCAGCGCCATCACCAACCAATCGTCACCTCCAGGTGATCCTTGATATCGCCAGGCCAACTCGGACCAACCTAGCCTCTTCCAAACCGCTCTCAGGTACAGCAAACCCCTCCCTGCCTCCAACTGCGGCGATTCTCCACCATCAAAGCCTCCCCTCTGTTGAAACAATTGAGCGAACGCCCCACAACCCTTCTGCCGACTAGGCCAATCTACACTAGACACCAGGTCCTCTCGGGCCCGTTCGACGGCATCGTGTCAAGGGCGCGCCGCAGGACGGAGCATCTCTATCCCAACGGTCTAGGTTTTTCCTCCGATATTATTGGAGCGGTCTGCTAAATCCTTATCCGCCCATTTTAACACATTTTATTAGCACATCTTTAATTACTAGATACACACAACATATCTTTAATTACTAGATACACACCTCATACTTAATGCACCACATATTGATTTTATTGTTTTAACATTTTACTAGATACATATACTCAATCTTCCTACAATACCCTTATTTAAAATACACCACTGATTCATTAAATACACAACTCATTCACTAAATACACATACTTTTCTAGATCTGTTACTCAATTTATTCAAAAAAAGAAAAAGAAAAAAAGAGGAGTATATATATAGCATCATCCTAAGTTCTAGTTTGGTGTTCAGTTTGAACGACCTAATATGCATGAACAGTAAAATCTAAATTTCAAACTTTAATTTGTACTATATATCGACAATAAAACTTTAATAATTTAATATTTAATAAATTAATAACCTTGATTAAATAATATTTTTACCAGTGTCGAAATAAAAATTAGCAAAATTGACGTCGATAAATTAACAATCTCAATTAAATAATATATTTTACCAGTCCCAACATTATTAATTTATAGAGGTTTAAATTATAGCGCTTGGTATCTTCACATACGTTGTTCTCGTAGAAGAAAAAAACTTTTAAGCATGATATTTTATTTCAACAAGTTTTCTTTACTTTTGATATGAATGTCTCTTTTGATAATTTTATGTACCCACAAAATTTTATATAATTTATATAACATTTAGAGATATGTTAATAAAATTTCTCTTTTAGCAGCTAGAAAAACTGTTCTCCAGCTAATAATCACGTTGAGCTACAAGATAAAGGAATACCTATTCCAACCTTGTAATTATACAAGAATCACAAAGATAAAACAAGCATTACAGCATGTCAGATTGTTAATTATTGTACTTCAAATATACCTCAAGGCACTTGTGGCTGGTACTATTAAATGGGAGTGAGCTATTCATACCGGAAATAACTTTTGCAAAATCGCCCACCATCAACGGTGGAAGAATCCAATCCTATAAATCAGTCTAAATGCAATACAAGGGAACAAAAAAAGGCCCTCAGAGTTTGGATCCAAAGAGAAGAAAGCAATAATGATGTTACAGTTGATGTACAAGCCATGATGTCGCTTCCTAGTTACTAGGAGGCAGTAAAAGTGATACAAACACTCAGATCAACGTTGTAACCAGCAAATTTTCAAATTTCTAGTACCTCTGCTGCTCTCAATGACTCAATCGTACAACCCTTCTTGCTCCCAATTGTCCACTAGAAAATCTACCATTTCCTGTTGACGTGAACAACAAAAAGCAATTAGAAAAAATGTCCATAATGAACTACTACATACTTGCAGGGGCAGAGACTCACAGAGAGAGGGATAGGCTGAGTGAAAGGCTTGTTACTCCCCAGTAAACTTTCGTACGTCGCATTCCAACTGCAAAGGCAGAACAATTTAAGGATGCTGAAACAAAGAGTTCTAGCAGAGTATAGACAGGTATTCACGAATATACAATGGCTACTTTACAGAGAATGAAGTTTTGCATGTATTGTGAAAAAGAATAGTGCTGTTCTTTGATCACCTTTACGAAAAGCAGGAATGGAAACAAAGAGCTACTAGCTAAGGGCTAGTTTGGTATTGCTGTGACTTTAAAAAAAAACTGCTGCTGCTGTACTGTGAAAATAATCAACTTTGAATTAAAACAGTTTTGTGTTTGGTAAATATTAGTTTTAAAAGTGCTGCGAAAACAAAATTTATTAATTTCTAGTGTTTTTAGTGACAGCTACTTTTAAAAGTAACCTTCAAGTTGCTTCTAAAAGCTGCTGCCAGTGAACTGTAATTTTCAAAAAAAATTGTTTTTCTTTCATTTACCAAACACTATAAAATCTAAAACTTCGAATAAAAACTGATTTTTTTTAAAAGCGAAGCTGTACCAAACTAGGCCTAAACCTAACTGTCTATCAATTAATATGAATATACGTTGATGTCATGTACCTAGCTACGTGGTCATTTATTCCTCAGAAGTTAAATGGTTCTTTTTGGTATATGTAAACCAAACTGCTCCACACAAAACTTCAGGAGATCAAAAACCCGACATGTAATTTACCTTAATTTGGGTTCCCGAATTTGCTGTGGCTGCTTCTCAGGCTTTTTGCTCCCTACCCAACGCTGCCTAGTTTGGTTCCATAGAAGAAGACCTGCAGTCGAGATCTTATATCACATAACTTTAACAAAGCTCCACAAAAACACAAGCACAATCAACAAAAAAAAAACAAAAAAACAACACGCAGACAGGAATCAAGGAAACAAATAATATCAACAGCACAGAAGCTAATAGAACACACAAGTTGGAAAACCATTCTTGAAACCATGGAAAACATAGTCTTTTAAACAAAACCTTACAAGATCATTTCAGGAAGGATATCTAGTAGATATAAGTGCAAAAAAAACAAAAACAAAAATAGGAAATGGGCTGTTAGAGACTCTCTGCCAGATTATAATTAGTAGTATGGTTACTGGTGTTATTACTGTAAGTATGAGAAACAGGCTGTTGATAAATCCATTGAATGTAATCATACTTCCAAGGAAACTCAGTCCATTGGATGGCCATGGGGTGTTCCGATAGGAGCAACCTGAAAGGGACTCGCTAAATGCTTTTCCTATGTACACAACATACTCCTATAGAGACATGCATAACTTACAAAGTACTGAAACTTTAATGAGCAACTCTAAAAACTTGCCATGATTTACAAATTCAGAAGGAGCACTACTGCCAGCAGAACCACCATGCGGATCAAGGGTCTGGTTTGTGCTGATTGATGATATGCTTCCCTGTGACAGAACTGCACTGTTGTCCATATCCCACGTGCTGGTGGTCCAGAAGCCTTCTGATATACTAGGTTTCCTTTCTGTTGGCTTTTTATTTGATCTTTCTTTCAGTTTCTCATCCACTGAAGTTTCCAGTTTGGTTTTAGTATGGCACGCTAGACAAGCACTGCTCTGTTACAAATCACACCAATTCTGTTAGAAATCATGTATAATCATTTCATTGAACAATACAAAATTACAAACTACCAAAAAGAGAATACAAATCAACCTGCACAAGCCATTAAACTTCACATTCCCAGTTAAAGTCCATTTGTGTATTTAGTAAACACGCCCCCATAAAGAAAGTTCTCCAACCACGTCAAGAAAAATTGCTCTCTTTTGGAATAAGTGAAAAATTTTAAGTGTCCATCACTCAGACATGTGACCACACAATGAGATCACATTGACAGAGTTGCACTGCTAATGTGTAATTGTCAGCGAACCCCTCTGCTACAGATGAACCAAAGAGGAGCCCCTCTACTACAGATGAGCCACATAGTTCCACCACTAATGTGTAATCGTCAGCAAACCCCTCTACTACAGATGAGCCAAAGATCTCCTTCTTACCCAAAAAATATTTCAAACATTGTTGCATGGGATGCCAGAAGCATTTAAACCTCTGATCAATAGGCGTTGGAAATTTTATTCCAACCGAATCGACCTTCTCATCATTCTTTCCATTAGATAGACAGAATACAAAAACAAAAACAACTTGAAAAAAGGCTTTTAGCATTGCTGAACCATCTACTATCATATAATTAGACTACACGAACTCCTTGAAATTCCTCAGAACTAACACACAAGCGCATAAAACCCACAAATCTCATTTCAAGGAATTTTCTATCCACATAGTGTGATTATATTGCACTTCTTCAACTTTAAAAATATTAACTGCACCAAAACGATCATTTCAGGTACAACTGTATCCTATTAACACACAAAAACAGCAGACAAAGACAACCCACATAAAATCAACGCCAGAAAACCCGATCAATCAATCAAATGAAACCCAGAAAAGAAATCGGAAAACTTACCCCATGCATTCAATTCAAGGTAGACCCAGAAAGCAACAAATTGGATCCACTGGGGAGGATTACGCCCCGGAATATCCAATCGGTAATCCGATTCCAGGAAACAAAGAGCCGCTTCTGAGAATCCAAAACCAAACACAAACAGATATGAGCCTCAAACTTGAAATAAGAGAATGAAAAATCAAAACTGGTAAGATAGAGACTGACCCGTGAGAAAATGAGTCTTGTTTCCTGAAACCGGATTCCAAAGGCAACCCACCCGCTCTCTGAAGCAACCGCCCAGAAAAGGATGGCCCTTTGGATTCTTTGTTTGTTGGGTCTGCTGCTTCTTCTTCTTCTGACAATAATTGGGAATTGGAGGAGAAGCGTCTGACTTTGATGGTAGAATTTTATATATGGTGGGATTGTTGAGTGGAGTTTGGATTCCCACCATTTGATTATTTTACGTGGGAATTTTATTCCCACTTTTTACCGTCCATTTTTCACTACTCATTTATGATTTTACTGTTTCTGTTTCTTACATTTGTATGATTTTATTTAAAATATTTTATAAAAAAAAGTCAAAAACCTTTCACCTTGACTATTGACATAAGTCTCTCTTTGTAAGTGAGAGGTCATGAATTCGACTCATAACAGACTCGTTATAGCATATTAATTGTTTGTTTGATCCCAAAAAAAAAAAAGAAAAAACCACATTCAAGAAATTTGACCTTTAACATCTTGGTTGTTGTTTGTAATGGTCACTCTAAAGTTGAGATAAATGAAATTATTGCGATTTTGATTTAAATAATCTATGTGTACATTTTTCTTTTTTAGCTTTTTCTTTTTTCTTTTTTGAGATAGTACATCTAAAGCATGGTGGTCAAGTTAGGTATTTAATTAGTCCTCTGTGATGGATCGTCGACAAGGCTTCGTGGCTGCATCGATATGGTAATATGCATGGGTGATCTCGAGTGGCTTTTGCTTGATCTGCTATGCTTTCCAGGAGATGGTAGCTCTTGCTATACTTTTTCTATCTATTAAGAAAACTTCGTCTTGTCATCCTCAGCTTTTATAACATCTGAATTAAGGGGCTCTACTTCAACCAAATTTTCTTGCGGAAGTTGCATGGTGGTGATGGTCGTTCAAGAGGAAGGGCATCGTCAGAATCTACAATGCTAAGACTGGATCGGTTCGTTCCGACTTGGTATGGGCGGTTTGGCTTCTATCTAGACAGGGGAGGCGCGCTTAGTCGGCTTGCGGTAGGCGGAGGGGATGCTGCTACCGGCGACGGTCTGGCAGGGAAGATGCAGACGGGTTGGTGGTCTCATGGATATTGCAACCCACGACTTAAGCTTGGACCTAGTGGTTTTTGTGTCAAAGCTTGAGCCTTAGACCAATGGACCAAATTTTGTTGGGTTGCCTCTATGTTTTTGCTTAGAGTCACTTATAGTATTTACGAGGCAGTGACCTGCGTGTTGCTGCGGGTTAGGTTAAGTGTGGAAGCATGACAAAGCCGTAATTAGGTTGTTCAAGAAGGGTAAAATAGTCTTTTTCATAACTCTAACTAAAAATAACTGCAAATTGAGTGGCAAAATTGTAAAAAGCTATGAGAGAAAAGATAAAACGATCTTTTACTAGGCTGTGGCAAAGCTGAGATTTTCTATAAAAAGAAGGGTAAATATGTAATTTCATGAGAAAGGGTTAAACGGTCTTTTATTGGGTTGTGGCAAAGCTGAGATTTTCCATGACAGGAAGGGTAAATAGTATAAATTTCATCCTCTTTTGTATTATGAATTTGCTTTTGACGTTAGTTTTAATATATTCAATAAGTTCTTAATTAGGTAGGAAGTTATGGGCTATATCCTGGTAGATTTGGGTACTCAGCATACCATGTTTGTCCTAATGAGGCGGTGAATTCCTTCTTTCGTAAAATTGTCGCAGTCTCTTGGTGGCAGGATGAAATTTAGGGTCATTGGTAATTTTCAGTGGGAACATAATTGGAAAGCTGATATACATAGCAATTTGGCTTTCCATGAGCATTATTTTTTCGGTATGTAGCAAAAATTGTAAAGCAAATGAGGTAGCTAATGATGCATTCTTTGTTAAATGATGTTTGTTAGAATGCATAGATTTTGTAGACATGCCTAATATTATATTAGGATGTTCTTACATTATAGGGTGTAGGCACAATCGTCCCCCCCCCCCCCTTTTCCCCTTTTATTATATAATTTCGTTAATGATTATAACGTGAAAGCTACCATAGCCCTTGTATTTATAAAAAAATTAATAATAAAAAATAAATAAAAAGTCTATCTTCAAAAAGAAAAAAGGAAAAAGAAAAAAACCCTATCTTACCATCAGCTGCACGGCCTTTAGCTATATAATTCATGAATTAAAATTTGTTTAGTCTTTGTGGTTTGAAGTCGATATTTGTTCAGTCCTTATGGTTTTATTTTAATCCAAATCCAAGGTTCTAAAAAACGCTAGGCGCTAGTCAGGCAGACAACGCCCAAAAGATTGATCGGGAATTAATCGGGGATTAATCGGATTTGTATTTTTGTATTTTTGTATTTATTTTATTTTTTAATAATAGATAATTATATAAATAATTATATAAGGTAGTATAATATCTGAAAATAGTGAAAATGCTCAAAATTTTGATCTAATGTCATTAGTTTTGAGTTCAGATATTTAGATTTTATATGATAAATAATTAAAAATTTATAGTTATTGATGAAAAAAAATTTAGAAGTAAAAGAATTTGTTGGGGTTGATAGGCCCATGACCAAATGTAAAGCCCAAGTTTAGATGAGGTCATTTTTATCTTTAGTCGTTTAACCTAATAATCATATACTAGAAAGATACCCGTGCGTTGCTACGAGATTTCTTGTCAACAAAATTTGTATTCTACATAATGGAATAGGCAGAAATTTAAGAATATGGTTACTGAAAATAGTTCATTCTAAGGAATCAAAAGAATAGCCACTATCGTATTATGTTTAGTTGAAATGATGAATTAATATGTTGTTTCACTCTATACATGTATAGAAAATAATTGGAGTTTCAGAGTGATACTACCTAGTTGAGTTTAACTAACCTATATACATCTATACATGATGGAAGCCTAAACGCAAATCCAATGACATATGCTCATTCTTTACTTCTCTATGCCCATCATAAAGTATGTATATCCACAATGCTAGTCTACCTTTTTACCTACACATATGTTG of the Fragaria vesca subsp. vesca linkage group LG6, FraVesHawaii_1.0, whole genome shotgun sequence genome contains:
- the LOC101299394 gene encoding uncharacterized protein LOC101299394, with amino-acid sequence MHGSSACLACHTKTKLETSVDEKLKERSNKKPTERKPSISEGFWTTSTWDMDNSAVLSQGSISSISTNQTLDPHGGSAGSSAPSEFVNHGLLLWNQTRQRWVGSKKPEKQPQQIREPKLSWNATYESLLGSNKPFTQPIPLSEMVDFLVDNWEQEGLYD